CAGCTATCCACATTGTGCCTGAATTCCGCCCCTGATTCGAAGTAGCGAATAGCCGGCAGATCACTTTCCAAAAAGCTATATAGGTCTTCCGTAGCTACTTCGGCCAGCGAAGCGATGTCATTTCGGTCCATGTACTGACGAATCCTAGCTCGTATAACAAACATCGGAGATTTGGGGCTGGTCGGCCCTGTCGACCACGTAGTTGAACCGCCCCCACGCCGCATTATGGCCATCTCGCGCTGAATCTCGGAAAGCGATTCCAAAACCAAGTTGTCAGGGGAGACCTCGGTCTCTGTGAGCTTCGCGACTTGGAATGGACCGAAGTTCTTCAAGAACGTCGAGAAATTCGGATCTGTGATTGATGCATTGTAAGTAGCTGCAACCTTTACAGCCAGCTTTGCCTTGAACTCTTCTATGGACTGATGCCGCAGGGTGCGTGGGTAGGGTATGTGTTCAATCACACCAGTGTCAAAGGAATACTCAGTTACGTCATCCTTAACGATAACCGTGGCCTTGTCAAATGCCAAACGCATGCCAAGCTCAAACATGACGTTCGAGTTTCTGCCGCTCACATCGCACACGATGATGTCTGAGCTGTAGATGTTCTGAACTATTCTCTTATGTATGACCCCGACATCGTCATCTTCGCTCACGAGCTTTATGGTGAAATTCGGCTCGCCGATGCTCACTATGGCTTCAGTCAGAATCCTCTTAACGTCCTTCCAGTGTTCGGGCGTATAGTCATCCATTGCCGAGATGGGCATGATGAGACCGCATTTTATCTCCTCTTGCGGCTTTGATTTCGTCGCCATAATTACCCCTCCATTCTCACGAACGAAAGTCATCTCGTTCGTTTACATTATCGCTACTATGGCACATGGCCTAACCAAAGTCAATTAGGTAAGGTATTGATTCTTTTGGCGTTGGATTTGGGGGCGGAGAGTGGGCACAAACCTGTTAT
This genomic window from bacterium contains:
- a CDS encoding RNA helicase, whose product is MATKSKPQEEIKCGLIMPISAMDDYTPEHWKDVKRILTEAIVSIGEPNFTIKLVSEDDDVGVIHKRIVQNIYSSDIIVCDVSGRNSNVMFELGMRLAFDKATVIVKDDVTEYSFDTGVIEHIPYPRTLRHQSIEEFKAKLAVKVAATYNASITDPNFSTFLKNFGPFQVAKLTETEVSPDNLVLESLSEIQREMAIMRRGGGSTTWSTGPTSPKSPMFVIRARIRQYMDRNDIASLAEVATEDLYSFLESDLPAIRYFESGAEFRHNVDSCINQMRVRGEFIRESGPPGELPSV